One region of Candidatus Peribacteraceae bacterium genomic DNA includes:
- the csrA gene encoding carbon storage regulator CsrA: protein MLVLSRKKNESIVINDDITIVVVEIRGDKVRLGVEAPKEVPVHRREVYEAIKRNEMARDKNDAEVNQQEG, encoded by the coding sequence ATGTTGGTACTCAGCCGCAAGAAGAACGAAAGTATTGTCATCAACGATGACATTACGATCGTGGTTGTGGAGATCCGTGGGGATAAGGTCCGCTTGGGGGTGGAAGCTCCCAAGGAAGTCCCCGTGCATCGGCGAGAGGTCTACGAGGCCATCAAGCGCAACGAAATGGCCCGAGATAAAAACGATGCGGAAGTCAATCAGCAGGAGGGCTAG